A part of Desulfobacter sp. genomic DNA contains:
- the carA gene encoding glutamine-hydrolyzing carbamoyl-phosphate synthase small subunit, which produces MKALLALEDGRTFPCKSFTGPGEASGEVVFNTSMTGYQEILTDPSYYGQMVTMTYPLIGNYGVCPEDTESDRIQVAAFIIKEYQEFPSNFRSKGTLADYLIKSHVLGIEDLDTRALTRHIRKSGAMRAVISTTDLDPDSLVAKAKAIPSMEGSDLVGYVTTKKPYFWKYNQPDYVDIDKLNDPLIWRHRGKKYSVVALDFGIKYNIIRCLEQAGCEVLVVPATTSAETVKALKPDGIFLSNGPGDPEPLTYAVSTIKELLGHAPIFGICLGMQLLGLAMGGKTMKIKFGHRGGNQPVKNMDTGKVEITSQNHGFAVDLTSLDKEASALTHINLNEDSLEGLKNDSIRAFAVQYHPEASPGPHDAAYLFNQFAKVMENAKA; this is translated from the coding sequence ATGAAAGCATTACTAGCCCTGGAAGATGGCAGAACCTTCCCCTGCAAGAGTTTTACAGGACCGGGGGAAGCATCCGGAGAAGTGGTCTTCAACACCAGTATGACCGGGTACCAGGAAATCCTGACAGACCCATCCTACTACGGCCAGATGGTCACCATGACCTATCCCCTTATCGGCAATTACGGGGTCTGCCCCGAGGATACCGAATCCGACCGGATTCAGGTGGCAGCCTTTATCATTAAAGAGTACCAGGAATTCCCGAGCAATTTTAGATCCAAGGGCACCCTGGCAGACTACTTGATCAAATCCCATGTTCTGGGCATTGAAGACCTGGATACCCGGGCCCTGACCCGGCATATCAGAAAATCCGGGGCCATGCGGGCGGTGATTTCCACCACAGACCTGGATCCCGATTCCCTGGTGGCCAAGGCCAAGGCCATCCCCTCCATGGAGGGCTCCGACCTGGTGGGCTATGTCACCACCAAAAAGCCCTACTTCTGGAAGTACAACCAGCCCGACTATGTGGATATCGACAAACTCAACGATCCGCTGATCTGGCGGCACCGGGGCAAGAAATATTCTGTGGTGGCCCTGGACTTCGGCATCAAGTACAACATCATCCGGTGCCTGGAACAGGCCGGATGCGAGGTCCTGGTGGTACCGGCAACCACATCCGCTGAAACCGTCAAAGCCCTGAAGCCCGACGGCATTTTCCTTTCCAACGGCCCGGGGGACCCCGAACCCCTGACCTATGCCGTGTCCACCATTAAAGAACTGCTGGGCCATGCCCCCATCTTCGGCATCTGCCTGGGGATGCAGCTTCTGGGCCTGGCCATGGGCGGAAAGACCATGAAAATCAAATTCGGCCACCGGGGCGGCAACCAGCCCGTGAAAAACATGGATACGGGAAAGGTGGAAATCACCTCCCAGAACCACGGGTTTGCAGTGGACCTCACCAGCCTGGACAAAGAGGCCTCGGCCCTTACCCACATCAATTTGAACGAAGATTCCCTGGAAGGATTAAAAAACGATTCCATCCGGGCCTTTGCCGTCCAGTACCACCCCGAGGCCTCCCCCGGCCCCCACGATGCGGCCTATCTTTTTAACCAGTTTGCAAAAGTGATGGAAAATGCCAAAGCGTAA
- the glnE gene encoding bifunctional [glutamate--ammonia ligase]-adenylyl-L-tyrosine phosphorylase/[glutamate--ammonia-ligase] adenylyltransferase, with the protein MTPTSLTPVIRSTFPDLAPDLEALLIQRLEAFYAAVDARHAGKPVWGSAGFLKLMLFSEFAAEQMARDPEMAACLAESGDLERAYSPATLESRLRGKLGEKKEPAEVKEILFRFKLYELIRIAWRDLSGAAGLEETMADLSGLASACISAGMDYLYTAMCRRLGTPTDAQGNFQQIIVLGMGKLGAGELNFSSDIDLIFAYPQEGYTNGESPVSNDEFFTKLCREFLKLFKSGPGAHFYRVDTRLRPFGDSGPLVMSAAAFEEYYQSQGREWERYAMIKARPVAGDLAAGEALLGDLKPFIYRRYFDYGSFDSFRDMKHRITLQVKSAKLKNNIKLGAGGIREIEFFGQLFQLIRGGVEPDLQVRPILRVLDLLLDQKCINAKTCEELKSAYCFLRMVENRLQEYQDRQTHDIPEDPVQRQVLAFSAGFASVEAFYSELGRVLGLVHGHFSQLLVEEDHDEGEDRNNQDLSRIWENINDPQFLGDAISIAGYEDPGQVLSLLRSLAGHPNTQRLSPGGRKKLARLVPRLVKKAGRASDAQAVLNRLLDLVVTIERRTTYLGLLIENKGALDTLVVLARKSPWIINFLSRHPALLDELMHPATLYAPPKRDALEKEMARRMERTPKGDVEFLLEELNMFRQINTLRVAAADVSGNYPLMKVSDHLTWIAETVLVQVLASALDIVTAKYGLPEGIPDSGISGCRFAVVAYGKVGGLEMGYKSDLDLVFLFDAEPGYTQGGDRSIDTVRFYSNLGQRVIHALTMHTAAGTLYGADMRLRPGGDSGTIVSHVEAFEDYLENQAWTWEHQALIRARPVAGDPALFKRFEKIRHKVLTRSREPDTLQKEVGEMRERMRKQRLEYEPGVFDLKQGRGGIVDIEFLVQYLTLRHAHAHPDVAVWTDNIRLMEGLSVEGLISAGESQMLQEAYVAMRRVMHRLTLQERPLTVDDGQFRETTEAVAGYYDAYLRREQEASG; encoded by the coding sequence ATGACCCCAACATCCCTGACACCTGTTATCCGTTCAACTTTTCCGGATCTTGCCCCGGACCTTGAAGCCCTTTTAATCCAAAGGCTTGAAGCCTTTTATGCCGCAGTGGACGCCCGCCATGCCGGGAAGCCGGTGTGGGGCAGTGCAGGATTCTTGAAGCTGATGCTTTTCAGCGAGTTTGCCGCAGAACAGATGGCCCGGGACCCGGAGATGGCGGCCTGCCTTGCTGAATCAGGGGACCTGGAACGGGCCTATTCTCCGGCTACCCTGGAGAGCAGGCTCAGGGGAAAACTCGGGGAAAAGAAGGAGCCGGCAGAGGTAAAAGAGATACTTTTCCGGTTTAAATTGTATGAACTCATCCGTATTGCCTGGCGGGACCTGAGCGGCGCCGCCGGCCTGGAAGAAACCATGGCGGATCTCTCCGGACTGGCCTCTGCCTGCATATCCGCGGGTATGGATTATTTATACACGGCCATGTGCCGTCGCCTGGGAACGCCCACGGATGCCCAGGGGAATTTCCAGCAGATCATTGTGCTGGGCATGGGCAAGCTCGGCGCCGGAGAGCTGAATTTTTCTTCAGATATCGACCTGATTTTTGCCTATCCCCAGGAGGGATATACCAACGGGGAGAGCCCCGTTTCAAATGATGAATTCTTTACAAAACTCTGCCGTGAATTTTTAAAACTCTTTAAGTCCGGGCCCGGCGCACATTTTTACCGGGTGGATACACGGCTGAGGCCCTTCGGCGACAGCGGGCCCCTGGTCATGAGTGCGGCGGCCTTTGAAGAGTACTACCAGTCCCAGGGCAGGGAGTGGGAACGCTACGCCATGATCAAGGCCCGGCCCGTGGCCGGAGACCTGGCCGCCGGGGAGGCGCTGCTCGGTGACTTGAAACCCTTTATTTACAGGCGGTACTTTGACTACGGGTCCTTTGATTCCTTCAGGGACATGAAGCACCGGATCACCCTCCAGGTGAAAAGCGCAAAGCTGAAAAACAATATCAAATTGGGGGCCGGGGGGATCCGTGAAATCGAGTTCTTCGGCCAGCTTTTCCAGCTCATCAGGGGCGGTGTGGAACCGGACCTGCAGGTCCGGCCCATCCTCAGGGTACTGGACCTGCTGCTTGATCAAAAATGTATCAATGCCAAAACCTGTGAGGAATTAAAGTCTGCCTATTGTTTCCTGAGGATGGTGGAAAACCGGCTCCAGGAATACCAGGACCGCCAGACCCATGATATTCCGGAAGATCCGGTTCAGCGACAGGTACTGGCCTTCTCTGCCGGGTTTGCATCGGTTGAGGCCTTCTATTCAGAACTCGGCCGGGTGCTGGGCCTTGTACACGGCCATTTCTCCCAGCTTCTGGTGGAAGAGGACCATGACGAGGGGGAAGACCGCAACAACCAGGACCTGAGCCGGATCTGGGAAAATATCAATGATCCCCAGTTTCTGGGCGATGCCATCTCCATTGCCGGCTACGAGGATCCCGGCCAGGTTTTAAGCCTGCTGCGCTCCCTGGCCGGCCACCCCAATACCCAGCGCCTCTCCCCGGGGGGGCGGAAAAAACTGGCCAGGCTGGTGCCCCGCCTGGTGAAAAAGGCCGGCCGGGCCTCGGATGCCCAGGCTGTACTCAACCGGCTTCTGGACCTGGTGGTTACCATTGAGCGCCGCACCACTTACCTTGGCCTGCTCATCGAAAACAAGGGGGCATTGGATACCCTTGTGGTACTGGCCCGGAAAAGCCCCTGGATCATCAATTTTCTGAGCCGCCACCCTGCCCTGCTGGACGAACTCATGCATCCGGCAACCCTGTACGCCCCGCCCAAGCGGGATGCCCTGGAAAAGGAGATGGCCCGGCGCATGGAACGGACCCCCAAGGGGGATGTTGAATTCCTGCTGGAGGAACTCAATATGTTCCGGCAGATCAACACCCTGAGGGTGGCGGCCGCCGATGTCAGCGGCAACTATCCGCTGATGAAAGTCAGCGACCATCTTACCTGGATTGCCGAAACCGTTCTGGTCCAGGTGCTGGCGTCGGCCCTGGATATTGTTACGGCCAAGTACGGACTTCCTGAAGGGATACCGGATTCAGGCATCAGCGGGTGCCGGTTTGCCGTTGTGGCCTACGGCAAGGTCGGGGGCCTGGAAATGGGGTACAAGTCAGACCTGGACCTGGTTTTTCTCTTTGATGCGGAGCCCGGCTATACCCAGGGCGGTGACCGGTCCATTGACACAGTCCGGTTCTACTCCAACCTGGGCCAGCGGGTGATCCACGCCCTGACCATGCATACCGCCGCCGGCACCCTTTACGGGGCGGACATGCGCCTGCGGCCCGGCGGCGATTCCGGGACCATTGTTTCCCATGTGGAGGCCTTTGAGGACTACCTGGAGAACCAGGCCTGGACCTGGGAGCACCAGGCCCTGATCCGGGCCCGCCCCGTGGCAGGAGATCCTGCCCTGTTCAAACGCTTTGAGAAAATCCGGCATAAGGTGCTTACCCGAAGTCGGGAGCCGGATACCCTGCAAAAAGAGGTGGGGGAGATGCGGGAAAGGATGCGGAAGCAGCGGCTTGAGTACGAACCGGGTGTTTTCGACTTGAAGCAGGGCCGTGGGGGGATTGTGGATATTGAATTTCTCGTGCAGTACCTGACCCTCCGCCACGCCCATGCCCATCCCGATGTGGCGGTATGGACCGACAATATCCGGCTTATGGAAGGGCTGAGTGTGGAGGGGCTGATTTCAGCCGGAGAGAGCCAGATGCTGCAGGAGGCCTATGTGGCCATGCGCCGGGTGATGCACCGGTTGACCTTGCAGGAAAGGCCGCTGACGGTTGACGATGGGCAGTTCAGGGAAACCACCGAAGCCGTGGCCGGGTATTACGATGCATACCTTCGCCGGGAGCAGGAAGCCTCAGGTTAA
- the carB gene encoding carbamoyl-phosphate synthase large subunit produces MPKRNDIQKILIIGAGPIIISQACEFDYSGTQACKALKEEGFEVVLINSNPATIMTDPETADRVYIEPVTPETLCKIIEKERPDAVLPTLGGQTALNTTIDAAKTGIFEKYNIELIGASIDAINKAEDRELFRDAMNKIGLRIPKSGFATTMYEVEEVSKRIGFPIIVRPSFTLGGTGGGVAYNSEELAKLAKAGLDASLITQVMLEESVLGWKEYELEVMRDHADNVVIICSIENIDAMGVHTGDSITVAPAQTLSDKEYQKLRDASIAIIREIGVDTGGSNVQFAVNPENGDIIVVEMNPRVSRSSALASKATGFPIAKIAAKLAVGYTLDEIPNDITGETMACFEPSIDYCVLKIPRWTFEKFPETDDILTTAMKSVGETMAIGRTFKEAFQKGMRSLEIGRAGFGADGKDPEPGSVAGNDLEYMLSTPNSQRLFYIKYAIEHGMPITMIHELTAIDPWFLYQFKQIVDLEKQLKLAGKHLPRDLFEQAKKYGFSDKQLAALSGLTDKQIEQNRKDLGIVPVYKLVDTCAAEFRASTPYYYSTYETECEARVEDKKKVIILGGGPNRIGQGIEFDYCCVHASFALREEGVESIMVNSNPETVSTDYDTSDKLYFEPLTREDVLHIVEKEKPFGVIVQFGGQTPLNLATDLQKAGVPIIGTSPESIDRAEDRDLFQAMLEKLGLRQPENGIAHSYKEARNVARDIGYPVMVRPSFVLGGRAMKIVYDEADLEEYFDLAVQASPDKPVLIDKFLEEAFELDVDAISDGEDTIIGGMMEHIEEAGIHSGDSACVLPPYSIAQHHIDEMAEAARAIAKELKVKGLMNIQFGIMNDTVYIIEVNPRASRTIPFVSKSIGVPLAKLATKVMLGKTLKELGLTREVIPPYYCVKEAVMPFDRFANVDPVLGPEMKSTGEVMGIDKDLGAAVAKAQFAAGQRLPKEGTVFISVQDKDKDAALPVARSFHEMGFTIMATRGTAQFLAENDVPANVVKKVSAGRPHVVDAVKNNEIQLILNTGASSQTQRDGYEIRRAAIKYKIPYATTTDGTKAICSAIQAMKRESLSVNPIQHYHKENKIG; encoded by the coding sequence ATGCCAAAGCGTAACGATATCCAGAAAATCCTGATCATTGGTGCAGGTCCGATCATTATCAGCCAGGCCTGCGAGTTTGACTATTCCGGCACCCAGGCCTGTAAGGCCCTGAAGGAAGAGGGATTCGAGGTGGTGCTCATCAATTCCAACCCCGCCACCATCATGACCGACCCCGAAACCGCGGACCGGGTCTACATTGAGCCGGTGACACCGGAAACCCTGTGCAAAATCATCGAAAAAGAGCGGCCCGACGCCGTTCTGCCCACCCTGGGCGGCCAGACCGCATTGAATACCACCATTGATGCGGCAAAAACCGGCATCTTTGAAAAATACAACATCGAACTCATCGGCGCCTCCATTGATGCCATCAACAAGGCCGAAGACCGGGAACTTTTCCGGGACGCCATGAATAAGATCGGCCTGCGGATTCCCAAAAGCGGGTTTGCCACCACCATGTACGAGGTGGAGGAAGTCTCCAAGCGCATCGGCTTTCCCATCATCGTACGGCCCAGTTTCACCCTGGGCGGCACCGGGGGCGGCGTGGCCTATAACTCCGAAGAACTGGCCAAGCTGGCCAAGGCCGGCCTGGACGCCTCCCTGATCACCCAGGTCATGCTGGAGGAATCGGTCCTGGGCTGGAAGGAGTACGAGCTGGAGGTGATGCGGGACCATGCCGACAACGTGGTCATCATCTGTTCCATTGAGAACATCGACGCCATGGGGGTGCACACCGGAGATTCCATCACCGTGGCCCCGGCCCAGACCCTGTCGGACAAGGAATACCAGAAACTGAGGGATGCCTCCATCGCCATTATCCGGGAAATCGGGGTGGATACCGGCGGCTCCAATGTCCAGTTTGCCGTGAACCCGGAAAACGGGGATATCATTGTTGTTGAAATGAACCCCAGGGTCTCCCGTTCATCGGCCCTGGCCTCCAAGGCCACAGGATTTCCCATTGCCAAAATTGCGGCAAAACTGGCCGTGGGCTATACCCTGGACGAAATCCCCAACGACATCACCGGCGAAACCATGGCCTGCTTTGAGCCCTCCATCGACTATTGCGTCTTGAAAATCCCAAGATGGACCTTTGAAAAATTCCCGGAAACCGATGACATTCTGACCACGGCCATGAAGTCGGTGGGCGAAACCATGGCCATCGGCCGGACCTTTAAGGAAGCCTTCCAGAAGGGCATGCGCTCCCTTGAAATCGGCAGGGCCGGTTTTGGCGCCGACGGCAAGGATCCCGAACCCGGATCTGTCGCCGGCAATGACCTTGAATACATGCTCTCCACCCCCAACTCCCAGCGGCTGTTCTATATTAAATACGCCATTGAACACGGCATGCCCATCACCATGATCCATGAGCTGACAGCCATTGATCCCTGGTTCCTCTATCAGTTCAAACAGATCGTGGACCTGGAAAAGCAGCTGAAGCTGGCCGGCAAGCACCTGCCCCGGGATCTTTTTGAGCAGGCCAAAAAATACGGATTCTCAGACAAGCAGCTGGCAGCGCTTTCCGGCCTCACGGACAAGCAGATCGAACAGAACCGAAAAGACCTTGGCATCGTCCCCGTGTACAAGCTGGTGGATACCTGTGCCGCAGAATTCAGGGCATCCACGCCCTACTATTACTCCACCTATGAAACCGAGTGCGAGGCCCGGGTGGAAGATAAAAAGAAAGTCATCATCCTTGGCGGCGGCCCCAACCGTATCGGCCAGGGCATTGAGTTTGACTACTGCTGCGTCCACGCCTCCTTCGCCCTGAGGGAAGAGGGGGTGGAATCCATCATGGTCAACTCCAACCCGGAGACCGTATCCACAGACTATGACACCTCGGACAAGCTCTACTTCGAGCCCCTGACCCGGGAGGATGTCCTTCACATCGTGGAGAAAGAGAAACCATTCGGCGTCATTGTCCAGTTCGGCGGCCAGACCCCCCTGAACCTGGCCACTGATCTTCAGAAGGCCGGCGTCCCCATCATCGGCACCAGCCCGGAAAGCATTGACCGGGCAGAGGACAGGGACCTGTTCCAGGCCATGCTGGAAAAGCTGGGCCTGCGCCAGCCGGAAAACGGCATCGCCCATTCCTATAAAGAGGCGCGCAACGTGGCCCGGGACATCGGATACCCCGTCATGGTCAGGCCCTCATTTGTCCTGGGCGGCCGGGCCATGAAGATCGTCTACGATGAAGCCGACCTGGAAGAATATTTTGACCTGGCGGTCCAGGCCTCACCGGACAAGCCGGTACTCATTGATAAATTCCTGGAAGAGGCTTTTGAGCTTGATGTGGACGCCATCTCCGACGGCGAAGACACCATCATCGGCGGCATGATGGAGCATATTGAGGAGGCCGGCATCCACTCCGGCGACTCCGCCTGCGTCCTGCCCCCTTACTCCATTGCCCAGCACCACATTGATGAAATGGCGGAAGCAGCCCGGGCCATTGCCAAGGAACTGAAGGTCAAAGGCCTGATGAACATCCAGTTCGGCATCATGAACGATACGGTGTACATCATTGAGGTCAACCCCAGGGCCTCCCGGACCATTCCCTTTGTCTCCAAATCCATTGGCGTGCCCCTGGCCAAGCTGGCCACCAAGGTCATGCTGGGCAAGACCCTCAAGGAACTGGGCCTGACCCGTGAGGTGATTCCCCCATATTACTGCGTAAAAGAAGCGGTCATGCCCTTTGACCGGTTTGCCAATGTGGATCCCGTTCTGGGCCCTGAAATGAAATCCACAGGCGAGGTCATGGGCATTGACAAGGACCTGGGCGCCGCCGTGGCCAAGGCGCAGTTCGCCGCAGGACAACGGCTGCCCAAGGAAGGCACGGTGTTCATCTCCGTCCAGGACAAGGACAAAGATGCCGCCCTGCCCGTGGCCAGGAGTTTCCATGAAATGGGCTTCACCATCATGGCCACCCGGGGAACCGCCCAGTTCCTGGCGGAAAACGACGTACCGGCCAATGTGGTCAAAAAAGTGTCGGCAGGACGGCCCCATGTTGTGGATGCGGTGAAAAACAATGAGATCCAGCTCATCCTCAACACCGGTGCTTCCAGCCAGACCCAGCGGGACGGGTATGAAATCCGCCGTGCGGCCATCAAGTACAAAATCCCCTATGCCACCACCACCGACGGCACCAAGGCCATCTGCTCGGCCATCCAGGCCATGAAGCGGGAAAGCCTTTCCGTCAACCCCATCCAGCATTACCATAAGGAGAATAAGATCGGATAA
- a CDS encoding radical SAM protein, with the protein MRKQTVAFSKESSNLFFHILTKCNLRCAHCYINRAQHGDITLDLATIKNWLNIFAQDAPRTNLIFLGGEPTLHPDLAPAIKTAKSMGFKSITIDTNGFLFHNILDKISPDDVDFISFSLDGATRETNDAIRGQGCWDAVMEGIGQCKSRGFSCSMIYTVSEKNIHELDRMPGLVKNLGLDRFFIQVVGIRGESKDSDARHQVDKKTWMTTIPAVAEEIAENGIIVTYPKVFLEPGEVFQCAANVARNHFIFPNGRVYQCPICEDFPLHSFEIQENRLIQRPKINEQDLFALDIPEGCVMNKMIQPGNLAHDDQGRPRHKIACCMLKEEITP; encoded by the coding sequence ATGCGCAAACAGACCGTTGCCTTCTCAAAGGAGAGTTCAAACCTCTTCTTCCACATTCTGACAAAATGCAACCTGCGCTGCGCCCATTGCTACATCAACCGGGCGCAGCACGGGGACATCACCCTTGATTTAGCCACCATTAAAAACTGGCTGAACATATTTGCCCAGGATGCCCCACGGACCAATCTGATCTTTCTGGGGGGAGAACCCACCCTCCACCCGGACCTGGCGCCGGCAATAAAAACGGCAAAGTCCATGGGGTTCAAATCCATCACCATCGACACCAACGGCTTTCTCTTCCATAATATCCTGGACAAAATCAGCCCGGATGATGTGGATTTCATTTCCTTCTCCCTGGACGGCGCCACAAGGGAAACCAACGACGCCATCCGGGGGCAGGGATGCTGGGATGCCGTAATGGAGGGGATCGGGCAGTGCAAATCCAGGGGATTTTCCTGCTCCATGATCTATACGGTGTCTGAAAAAAACATCCATGAACTGGACCGCATGCCCGGCCTGGTGAAAAACCTAGGCCTTGACCGATTCTTCATCCAGGTGGTGGGCATCCGAGGGGAATCCAAGGATTCCGATGCCAGGCACCAGGTGGATAAAAAGACCTGGATGACCACCATTCCGGCGGTGGCCGAAGAGATTGCAGAAAACGGCATCATTGTCACCTACCCCAAGGTATTCCTGGAACCGGGTGAGGTGTTTCAATGTGCCGCCAATGTGGCCCGCAACCACTTTATCTTCCCCAACGGGCGGGTCTACCAATGCCCCATCTGCGAGGATTTTCCCCTCCATTCCTTTGAAATACAGGAGAACCGCCTGATCCAGCGGCCGAAAATCAACGAGCAGGATCTCTTTGCCCTGGATATTCCCGAAGGTTGCGTCATGAACAAAATGATCCAGCCGGGGAACCTGGCCCATGACGACCAGGGCCGACCCCGCCATAAAATCGCCTGCTGCATGCTCAAAGAGGAGATCACTCCTTAA
- a CDS encoding amidophosphoribosyltransferase, whose product MDTSDHLLTPSERPKDECGVFGLYKHPEAAKITYFGLYALQHRGQESAGISVNRGINDRIFSHKGMGLVPDIFDMADLERIEGGSAIGHVRYSTTGDSCLANAQPFEVNHRHRSYALAHNGNLVNAHLIREELEEQGSIFQTTMDSEVFLHLFIKNLVKGDIKNAVIKAAAKIEGAYSMILLTCKGEIIGMKDPNGFRPLALGKLNGHYVLASETCAFDLIQAEFIRELEPGEIVIINEDGITSFMHPKAAPNKSLCIFEYIYFARPDSTIDGKNVYEMRKAHGRRLAQESHVDADLVMPFPDSGNYAAIGYAAESGIPFEMGMIRNHYVGRSFIQPTQSMRDFAVRVKLNPVRELIKGKDIIIIEDSIIRGTTAKTRVRALRELGAKKIHMRISCPPHKFPCYYGIDFSSKGELIASRMPLDDLTEYLELDSLHYLSIEGMLEASGVENPECNFCKACFDGSYPVPFDPNFTKQCMG is encoded by the coding sequence ATGGATACAAGCGATCATTTACTCACCCCCAGTGAACGGCCCAAGGACGAATGCGGCGTATTCGGCCTCTACAAGCACCCGGAAGCGGCAAAAATAACCTATTTCGGGCTCTACGCCCTCCAGCACCGGGGCCAGGAAAGCGCCGGCATCTCCGTTAACAGAGGGATCAACGACAGGATCTTCTCCCACAAGGGCATGGGCCTGGTGCCGGACATATTCGACATGGCGGACCTGGAGCGAATTGAAGGGGGCTCGGCCATCGGCCATGTCCGCTACTCCACCACAGGGGACTCCTGCCTGGCCAATGCCCAGCCATTCGAGGTCAACCACCGCCACCGTTCCTACGCCCTGGCCCACAACGGGAACCTGGTCAACGCCCACCTCATCCGGGAGGAGCTGGAGGAACAGGGATCCATTTTCCAGACCACCATGGATTCGGAAGTCTTCCTCCACCTCTTCATTAAAAACCTGGTGAAAGGGGATATCAAAAACGCCGTAATCAAGGCTGCCGCTAAAATCGAGGGCGCCTATTCCATGATCCTGCTCACCTGCAAGGGAGAGATCATCGGCATGAAAGACCCCAACGGATTCCGCCCCCTGGCACTGGGCAAGCTCAACGGCCACTATGTTCTGGCGTCGGAAACCTGCGCCTTCGACCTGATCCAGGCGGAGTTCATCCGGGAACTGGAACCCGGGGAGATCGTCATCATCAACGAAGACGGGATCACCAGTTTCATGCACCCCAAAGCCGCGCCCAACAAATCCCTGTGCATCTTTGAATACATCTATTTTGCCCGGCCCGATTCCACCATTGACGGCAAAAATGTCTATGAAATGAGAAAGGCCCACGGCCGGCGCCTGGCCCAGGAATCCCACGTGGACGCCGACCTGGTCATGCCCTTTCCGGACTCGGGCAATTATGCCGCCATCGGCTATGCCGCCGAATCGGGCATCCCCTTTGAAATGGGCATGATCCGGAACCACTATGTGGGCCGCAGCTTTATCCAGCCCACCCAGAGCATGAGGGATTTTGCCGTAAGGGTAAAGCTCAACCCCGTGCGGGAGTTGATCAAAGGCAAGGACATCATCATCATCGAGGATTCCATCATCCGGGGAACCACGGCCAAGACCCGCGTCCGGGCCCTGAGGGAACTGGGGGCCAAAAAGATCCACATGCGGATCTCCTGCCCCCCCCATAAATTCCCCTGTTATTACGGCATTGATTTCTCTTCCAAAGGGGAACTCATCGCCTCCAGGATGCCCCTGGACGACCTGACTGAATACCTGGAACTGGACTCCCTGCATTACCTTTCCATCGAAGGAATGCTGGAGGCTTCAGGCGTGGAAAATCCGGAATGCAACTTCTGCAAGGCCTGCTTTGACGGTTCCTATCCTGTCCCCTTTGACCCCAATTTCACCAAACAATGCATGGGATAA